Proteins encoded by one window of Aphis gossypii isolate Hap1 chromosome X, ASM2018417v2, whole genome shotgun sequence:
- the LOC126552670 gene encoding uncharacterized protein LOC126552670 has translation MPRERRANIGRRTRHASQQQVYSRNLREERQNIIRENDRLRHRVSTRRSLASYNRLAFQYDPTANYSDDENLDIGRMTTICRYCNAVKFKRETVGLCCASGKVKLDPLLTPPQPLKTLFDGSDPDSSHFLQHILEYNNCFRMTSFGANIIREGGFMPTCKIQGQIYHLHGSMVPTPDEPHQFLQIYFISSMVDQLNVRCNIQGAQQLKRRIIEQLQAFFHANNAVVNMFKTALERMPSDTHKFVIRADCTPTGEHVRRFNAPTVNDVAAIIVGDPTKSRDIVVQRRSNIMHRVNETHRLYDALQYPIIYWQGQDGYDITLKMVDPITGVSTNNKNLSAMNYYAYRMMIRTHEENVILKCGRLFQQFAVDMYVKVETERLAFIRFNQPKLRSEDYIHLRDAIHSDGDVQNIGRLTILPSTYIGSPRHMHEYAQDAMTYVRNYGTPDLFITVTCNPKWTEIERELEPGQKPQDRHDIIARVFQQKLKVMMDVLTKYRVFGDTRCYMYSVEWQKRGLPHAHILIWLLNKLHSNEVDDIISAEIPDPVTDPRLHDIVTTQMVHGPCGALNPLSPCMADGKCTKRYPRPLVAETVTGNDGYPVYRRRSSLRFATRYF, from the exons ATGCCTAGAGAACGACGTGCGAACATCGGCCGCCGCACAAGACATGCAAGCCAGCAACAAGTCTATTCAAGGAACTTAAGAGAAgaaagacaaaatataataagagaaAATGACCGATTGAGACATCGCGTGAGCACACGAAGATCATTGGCATCATACAATCGCTTGGCATTCCAATATGATCCCACTGCGAACTACAGTGATGATGAAAATTTGGATATTGGACGAATGACGACTATATGCCGATATTGCAATGCGGTAAAGTTCAAAAGAGAAACGGTTGGATTGTGCTGCGCAAGTGGAAAAGTCAAACTGGATCCATTACTTACACCACCACAGCCACTGAAAACATTGTTTGATGGAAGTGATCCCGATTCCAGCCATTTTCTTCAACACATCCTTGAATACAATAACTGCTTTCGCATGACTTCCTTTGGAGCTAATATCATTCGAGAAGGCGGCTTCATGCCGACTTGCAAG ATACAAGGTCAAATATATCATTTGCATGGTTCAATGGTGCCAACACCAGATGAACCGCATCAATTTctgcaaatatatttcatttcgtCGATGGTGGATCAGCTGAACGTGCGGTGCAATATACAGGGAGCACAACAGTTAAAGAGACGAATTATTGAACAGTTGCAAGCATTTTTTCACGCTAATAATGCTGTGGTTAATATGTTCAAAACAGCATTGGAACGAATGCCATCGGATACGCACAAATTTGTCATAAGAGCGGATTGTACTCCAACAGGTGAACATGTGCGAAGATTCAATGCACCCACCGTTAATGATGTTGCTGCAATTATTGTTGGCGATCCAACTAAATCACGAGACATTGTCGTTCAGCGAAGAAGCAATATCATGCATCGTGTAAACGAGACACATCGTTTGTACGATGCGTTACAATATCCAATCATTTATTGGCAAGGGCAAGACGGATACGACATCACGTTGAAGATGGTCGATCCAATTACAG GAGTATcaacgaataataaaaatctaagcgCAATGAATTACTATGCGTATCGTATGATGATTCGTACACATGAGGAGAATGTTATTCTGAAGTGCGGTCGGCTATTCCAGCAATTCGCTGTCGACATGTATGTCAAAGTCGAGACCGAACGTTTAGCGTTCATCAGATTCAATCAGCCAAAGCTACGATCTGAGGACTATATACACTTGCGTGATGCTATTCATTCAGATGGTGATGTTCAGAATATTGGACGACTGACGATTCTCCCATCAACTTATATCGGAAGCCCACGCCACATGCACGAATACGCTCAAGACGCTATGACGTACGTGCGAAATTATGGAACTccggatttatttattacggtCACATGCAATCCGAAGTGGACGGAAATTGAACGCGAGTTGGAACCGGGTCAAAAACCGCAAGATCGCCATGACATAATCGCCAGAGTATTTCAGCAAAAACTCAAGGTTATGATGGATGTGCTTACTAAGTATCGAGTTTTTGGTGACACACGTTGTTATATGTACTCGGTGGAATGGCAGAAGCGTGGACTACCGCATGCTCATATCCTAATTTGGTTGCTGAACAAATTACATTCAAATGAAGTGGATGACATCATATCAGCTGAAATTCCTGATCCAGTCACTGATCCCCGTCTACACGACATTGTGACGACACAGATGGTGCATGGACCGTGCGGTGCATTAAATCCATTATCGCCTTGCATGGCTGATGGAAAGTGCACAAAACGATATCCGCGACCGTTAGTTGCTGAAACAGTCACAGGGAACGATGGATATCCAGTTTATCGTCGGCGTTCAAGTCTCCGTTTCGCCaccagatatttttaa
- the LOC126552669 gene encoding uncharacterized protein LOC126552669, with amino-acid sequence NKRSSFYKTSKRSVVPQINLGPDENYGNVSYDPLLELTECEIENYKRTYLEKLSLSEYQVKTLEIRTKRQNQCEEWYIERKKRLTASIFGKICKLREKTSRVKTVNDILFGTFTGNAATRYGIANEVVAKEQLEERLKKKILPSGLIVDIKLPFLAASPDGIIEDDSLVEIKCPASAKEFSPEEAITIGKIKNCLVNNGQLQLKRNDNYYYQVQGQLHISRRMYCYFCVWTPKGLLYEKIQRDDEFWENNMKLKLELFYLNYLLPSLIKEELIMTNK; translated from the exons aataaacgtagtagtttttataaaacatctaAACGATCTGTAGTGCCTCAGATAAACCTTGGACCAGATGAAAATTATGGAAATGTGTCCTATGATCCACTTTTAGAATTGACTGAAtgtgaaattgaaaattataagcgtacatacttagaaaaattatcaCTGTCTGAGTACCAAGTAAAAACATTAGAAATTAGAACTAAGAGGCAAAATCAATGCGAAGAATGGTacattgaaagaaaaaaacg acTTACTGCATCTATTTTTgggaaaatttgtaaattgcgTGAAAAAACATCTCGTGTGAAAAcagtaaatgatattttatttggaaCTTTTACCGGAAACGCCGCAACTAGATATGGAATTGCTAATGAAGTAGTAGCAAAAGAACAATTGGAAgagcgattaaaaaaaaaaattctgccTTCTGGTTTAATTGTCGATataaaattaccatttttagCAGCTTCCCCAGATGGTATAATAGAAGATGATTCTTTGGTAGAAATTAAGTGTCCAGCTAGTGCTAAAGAGTTTTCACCAGAAGAAGCGATAACtattggtaaaattaaaaactgtttggTAAATAATGGACAACTACAACTAAAacgtaatgataattattattaccaagtTCAGGGGCAGTTACATATCAGTCGAAGAATGTATTGCTATTTTTGTGTATGGACCCCAAAAG gTCTGTTGTACGAAAAAATTCAACGTGATGATGAATTCTgggaaaataatatgaaacttaAACTGgaacttttttatttgaattatcttTTACCGAGTTTGATAAAAGAAGAAttaataatgacaaataaataa